Genomic segment of Gracilinanus agilis isolate LMUSP501 unplaced genomic scaffold, AgileGrace unplaced_scaffold45779, whole genome shotgun sequence:
GGCCTCAGCCCCCCGGGCCGCACTCACGGTTGGCGATGTCGCCCCCCATCTTGTACTTGGTCACCACCAGGTCTTCGGCGATCGTCTGCTCCTGCTGCTCGTCCTCGCCCGACATCTTCCCGCCGCCTCCGCCGCTGCcaccgccgccgctgctgctactgctgccgccgccgccgtcGCGGTCGTCTCCTGctcagccgccgccgccgcctgtGGCCGGAGCCCCCGCGGTAcgtgagggaggagggagagcgaGCGAGCGAGAAAGCGCGAGCAGGCGGGCGAGCGGGCGGGCAGGCGCGAGCGAGCAAGCGCGCGGGTTCCAGCGTGGGGCACTCTGGGATGGCGAGTCTCCGCCACCACGGGTCACCAGCGATATGCGGCACTACGTAAACTACAACCCCCGGCATGCCTGGCGCCCGCCAAGTCAGGCCCCAGAGTCTTTCCATACATGCCTGTCCACACGCCGGGCACGCTGGGAAGAGTTGGTCGGCCGGCAGGAAGGCGGGGCTGGTGGGaagtgggaggaaaagagaagggagcgTCCCGCCCTCTCGGTCAGAAGGAAAACTACACCTCCCAGAGGGCATCGCGGCAAGAACCCGTATGCACAGGAGGCGGGGACGAGTCCGTGGGAGGTGGGGCAAGGGCGGGCCCGAGCCCCGAGGACCCCGAAGGCCCGGGTGGCTGGGTGTGTCCGGAGGAAGGCCGGCGCTCTGGAGTCTTGTTGTCGGATGTAGCTGCCTCGGTAGCTAGCTGGTAGGGCTGGCTGGGCTGGCTGGGTGGGTTGGGAGGCCCTGAGGAGCGGAGAGGGCAGGGCACGGAGGGCGGAGTTTCTCCCCTTCCCCGCCGAGGCTGCCGGCGCCGGCTAGACCTGTTCCGCCTGAGCGAGGCGAAGCTCTAGTGAATTTGTGCCAGCCGGCTGGGAGGATAGAAAAGGTCCTGGCCCTGGCCCAAGCGCTGCGGAGAGGCCCGCCACGGAGGAGACCGAGATCCGGAGAGGCCCGTAGTCACAGTGGCAGGCATGGCCTGACCGATCGTCCCCTGCTCTAGATGGGCTTGGTTGCAGAGGCTACCTTGGGAGGGATGGGCCAGGGGCAGCGGCGGGCTAGGCTTGTCCCCATGAGAAAAACTGCCCCAAAGGGGACGGTCTAGaccggggtggggtggggtactTCCCAGTCATCTTAATATAAAGCACCTACCCTGTGCCACGCACTGTCCTAACCCCTGTGATTACAAGGAAAGGCAGAAAGCCCCAAACATGTATGGTACCTACAAGCTACACATAGCTAAACTGGAGATAACTGGGGAGGCACCGGCTTCCCACTGCATGGGCCAAAATGGTCCACTGTTAGGGAATTCTTATTAGAAAAGTTTCAGATTTTGGTGCCAAACAGGGCTGGATCTGGAGTCTGGGGACCCAGCTCTGTCACACCCTTACCACGTGTCCCCACATGttcatggacaagtcacctaaacttAAGGAtcttaactttcttttctgagaGTCGAACTAAATCCCGTCTAGTCTAAATCTGTGAACTAAAGGATTAGATTAACAAACGCATATTGACTGACAATAGGACCTAAAAGCCCCCAGATTCTGATTCTCCCATTTCAGGAATTTGAGAGTTCTTATTGTGATGGGGTACACAGAGGTTAAAGAAGAGGGATTTCTTCATCAAATCCCATATGTAAATTCCTACTAGTCACATATAGGAAGATGATAAaacttttgacatttttattccaACAcgtataaaaacaaaacaaaacaaaaatacagctCCTTCAGTGACACACCTGAGATtctccaccccactcccattCCCCCAAAAAGAGATGGGTATTGGGGAATTTGGACCCTCCTACCATACCAACTGGAGGTCCCTCACTATCACTGGACTGGGCATGGTCCAGGAAAATTGCTTTTAGGGACTCTGGTGAATCTGCTTTGGGATAGTAGGAAGCCCTTGGATTATATGAAGGTAGTTTTTTTACATGCACAGAAGTGTGGTTAAGTATAAATGTGAATGgtaggaggtttttttttttttttccccctctcatcCAGTCTTCTCTGCTGCTCCAGCTTTATGTATGTGTGAGTACTTTGGTCAGTGAtggtaaactttaaaaaaagaaattacttccAAGGGCCCTGTCTTTATGGTTTTCTttacctccttcctctttccatcCTTTGAGCTCTGTTGACTAGGGGAGGTAGTAAGCAGCTGGTCCAGCTCCAGCCTTTGTGTGGGTAGGTAGGAAATAAATTGTCCCATTCCCTACCAAATAGCTAGACTTTATATAGAGGTTTTCTTAAGAGCCAGAAATACTAACTGGAATACTTGAACAGCAAAAATGACACAGGAATTAATTCTTCATATCTCCAGGGATTCCCCCTAAGGTATCTGGGTAGCATAGAGGTGGGGATGGCACATAGCATAAAGGAAACCCTCCCAACTCTCACCAGATCTTTTGGAGGAGCTAGAGAAGAAAGTGCAGAATTGATAACACTACATACATTTTGttgggggtgaggtggggtggTATTTAAAAGCACCCCCCCCACACCAAGTAGGAGTGAATCAAGATAACCTCCAGGGATTGAGAGGAGAGCCTAAGGATAGAGGGAACACTGGGAGATAGCACTGAAAGGGTAGTAAAAGAGGGGTGCCCTCTAGAGGTGCCAGCTGCCATAAAAAGCCCCCACAATGTCCCAAGGAGGAAGTGTTATGTCCCCTGAGCACTAGCCTTGGAGAAAAGTCGACTGTGCCAGTAGTCAGGGTTGTCAAAAGCAGAGTGAGTGGCCTCTAGGCTTCGTAGGGGCTTGAGGCGGGCATCATGGATGCAAGGGACATGGTGCCCAGTGCCCTGGAATGACCCCATTTCCTCATACCCTTGCTCTGCTGCTGGGCAACCTCCCATGGCTGCATAATCCCCTCCCTGAGTTCCTCCACCATGTCGACGATTCATATATTCATAATCTTCATCAGGAGTAGTTCCTGTAGCAGGCAGGATAGGCACAGGATGGAGTGGGCAGCTGTGGGTACTGCCTAAGGAAGCACTGAGGTCTGATCCCACATCCATGTACTCATAGCCCAACTCTTCCAGGGATCCCGGCCTTGGGGGTCTTGGCAGACTCTGCTTTCTTCTCCGATTCATATATTCATActcctcatcttcttcctcttcttcttctgtgCCCagaagggaactgaggcccacagaCGATGACAGTGTGCCATCCCGGGAAGAGGGAATACCTGGGGGCagtagaaatagagaaagaacttgTAGCGTGGTGTGGGGATGTATccagaaagtgctttgtagatgGAGTCATGGAAAGGATCAGAGAGAATGAGAGTTAATAAGATAGTGAAAAAATTCAGAGGAGATTTCAAACTGAGGTACCTTTGGTATGTGTGTCAGGCATAACATAACCATTGACATCCTCTTCCTCTAGTCCTGGTGGGGTGAGTGGAGTGAGTGGGGTGAGGAGGCTGTGGCGTTGGGAATGATAGGCACTGTCCCCTCGAGGCCGAGGGCTCCGGCTTCGGCTCCTGCTTCCACATACAGATTCTGCCTCTTGGAGCTCAGCCTCAGAGCTTGTCCCTCGGCCTTCTGACGATTCTGATGCAAGTCGGCCTCGTGAGTTCTGGTGTAGAGAGGCTGGGCAAGGGCATCGTTCACCACTCCCACGAATCATAGAACTCTAGGAAGAAAAACATGCTCATAGTTGGGATTGAGGTTAAGTGGCCTACTGGTTCACTGAACCCTCCAAGGCTATAACCCTAGCCTCCAATCCCTAAACACTTGTCTTTTCAGTGGACTCCCTGCTACATCCAAGGATCTTCAGTCTTCCAACAGCTTTCCTTGTAAAGGGATGGGCAAGTCTTACCTGTCTAGTGCCTCCAAGGTTGCTCTGATTCATTGGCATATATCCAGAGGAAGGACTCAGAAAGTTCTGACTCTGGGGAGAACACAAGAGTGGCACTCAGAACAGGGATGCTCATGAACTTAGTTCTATTTATATACAGTGTTGGAcattttttggggagggggagaagataATGCCTTACCCCACGGGGTCGAGACAGTGTGCCAAGGGGCAAGCTGAGGGCAGAGCCTAGTGTGGTGGCcagttcttcctcctcctccagctcCAATTCCAgctccagctctggctccagtgTCTCTACATCCTCCAGTTCTTTGTCAGTAAGAGCAGGTGGCTCCAAACCAGGAGGCAGGCCAGAACCACTATCTCTCTGTTTGGAGTTGAGGGATAGGTTGTTAAAGGGACTGACAGCTTCAGCCCTCCTGCTTGAGCTCTACTTATGGTCAGCTTCTCACCTTGATGACCAGATAGCGTGGTGGATCTCGTGCCATTCGGGTGAATTCATTAGCCAGTTCTTTGAATGTTGGTCGTATGTTCTCATCAATCATCCAGCCTTTTTGAGATAAGGGAAACAGGCATGAAAAAGAGCTATTGTTAACATGGGTCCCGTGGAAGGTGGGAAGTCAAATGGTCCGGGTTAGTGAAGACACTGAGGGGACAAAGATTGGTAAGGGAATGACTCACACTTAACCATGACCATGTAGACATCAATTGTGCAAATCTGTGGCTGTGCAAGACGCTCTCCCTTCTCCAGCAGGTCAGGCACCTCAGTCAGTCGAAGCCCTTTATAGGGTATGTCCCCAAATGTCATCAGTTCCCATATTGTCACACCTGGCCAGAACAAAGGCAGACAG
This window contains:
- the LOC123255401 gene encoding receptor tyrosine-protein kinase erbB-3-like → GSDACAQCVHFRDGPHCVNSCPHGLLGAKGPIFKYSDAHGECLPCHENCTQGCKGPELHDCFGQPQGFSSKTHVAVGLAVVAGLVVITLVLLLALLYWRGRKIQNKRAMRRYLERGESLEPLDPGEKANKVLARIFKETELRKLKVLGSGVFGTVHKGIWIPEGESIKIPVCIKVIEDRSGRQSFQAVTDHMLAIGSLDHTHIVRLLGLCPGSSLQLVTQFLPLGSLLDHVRQHRGALGPQLLLNWGVQIAKGMYYLEEHGMVHRNLAARNVLLKSPSQVQVADFGVADLLPPDDKQLLHSEAKTPIKWMALESIHFGKYTHQSDVWSYGVTIWELMTFGDIPYKGLRLTEVPDLLEKGERLAQPQICTIDVYMVMVKCWMIDENIRPTFKELANEFTRMARDPPRYLVIKRDSGSGLPPGLEPPALTDKELEDVETLEPELELELELEEEEELATTLGSALSLPLGTLSRPRGSQNFLSPSSGYMPMNQSNLGGTRQSSMIRGSGERCPCPASLHQNSRGRLASESSEGRGTSSEAELQEAESVCGSRSRSRSPRPRGDSAYHSQRHSLLTPLTPLTPPGLEEEDVNGYVMPDTHTKGIPSSRDGTLSSSVGLSSLLGTEEEEEEDEEYEYMNRRRKQSLPRPPRPGSLEELGYEYMDVGSDLSASLGSTHSCPLHPVPILPATGTTPDEDYEYMNRRHGGGTQGGDYAAMGGCPAAEQGYEEMGSFQGTGHHVPCIHDARLKPLRSLEATHSAFDNPDYWHSRLFSKASAQGT